The window GACAGAAACTAACATACTTTAATGAAACGAAACTATAGCAACTTTTTTACAGAggaatgagaaagaaaagaaatattatataGGCTTGTAGAGTAGAGTTGTAACGTATTTTTTGCGATAACGATGGGTGGCCGAAAGAACCATCACACTGTCTTTGATGCTCAAGGCATAAAGGTGATTCAACATAACGTGGTTTGGCTCAGGTAGAAGCGTTGGTTCACACTGAAAGGTATAATTTAGGAAAGAATAAATATGcgtaagtgaaaaaagaaaacttactAAAATTTTATGCGTATTAAAGGCTAGATGTTAATACTGACAGACATGGGAGTGTCCTTGTTCAAAATAACTTGCAATAAGTGTGGTGGCAAGACTGGAGGGCCAGCAACTTTTTCCCAAGGCTTATTTGGCGGAATCTCTTGACTGTATTCTGTCTGAGCACTGCTAATTATTCCTTCGCTGTCTTTTGCTAGCGCTTGGAAGACCTCGAAATCTGATTGTTTCACTGAGACAAGGTTATTCTTTGATCCCAAACCGTTGTCAAcgattttctgtaatttttaaattaacagAATAGAACACAAGAATGAAACAGGTATTATATAATATCAACAAGGCTATTTTGCAATATTAGGAAGAGTCAATACATATAAATCAATTCACAGCTGTTTCCAAACAACTCTCCTAATATCTATTCCACCGACAAACTGGCCTTAGTTGAGGATAATTTGTAGCCTTCGTGTTATGAAAgtagtaatttttattccaactaTCAGCTCTTgatatatattgatattaaaattgatttgtCTTCCAACTCACCAATCCTGGATCATGTCTCCATTCCCCATCTACATAGAATTTGTATTGATGTTCACCCTCGGGCAAATCGATGATCGTCACAAAATCTCCGTGGCTTTTAACCATTGGTAATGTTTTCCATTCCGTGAAAGTACCACTGATATATACTTGTTTACCACCTCCTTCCCATTTGAACACAGTCGGTAATACTTTGCTATCGGAAACTTTGGTTCCCTCAGATACTGTATTTGAACGAGGACGCCCAGGTCCAAAGTTGTCCCCATCTCCTGGACCAGCCTGTTCAATACTTAGCGGTTCATTGCCCATACCAAATTGGTATCACGATTATACATGGCATGTGTATCTTTATTCAACTTGTTGAGTTTTATGTTTGGTCAGGACACAAAGAAATActaattttatattcttttacAGACTGAAAAGCAAGTATTACATAGAAGCAGAATAAACGTAGTTAATTTGCTAGAAGGAATTTAACACTGAGGTGAGGCCGTGAAAGTGGAATCTATTTGAGTTTTACTTTGTTATTAAAGTTCATAACTATGATATTCAAAAAAAGCTGTTcataatcataaaatttaatcaaaatcaAAGATCCGTGCGCAGTAATAAGTGTAGTTTTCAAGTAACTATTTGtcaaatgataaaattattaatcacACCTTTGTGTAATAAGGCTCTTCCTCGTCGTGAGACGATTGAAAGACTAGCTTTTGACTTGGctttttgtcaaaaataaaaGCTTGTCCATCTTTTCCAGGGGAGGAAGGTGGATGATCCTTGCCATGTCTGTGATGACTTTCTCGTACTACGCTACTACTATGATGTCCAGGAACATGGCTGCCTGCGTTACCCATCCTTGAGCTTTGATCCCTAGATAAAAGGTTAATTCAGATTCATGGAATATCTAATTAGTACATAAGCTAACTGTTTAGGTTGGCTAAAAGACCTAAAAGTACAATGATGTCATTAGCAATCAAGGAATTACGAAGAATTAATCATAACATCGAGATGGATGTAGTTTCTAacgatatgaaaatttgtcacgTTTGTTTACCAACGAAATCGTTATCTGCTTATTCATTACATACCTTAGATAATAGCGTTTCggctaacaaaatttcatcgaacTTGATACATGctttagtttttttatttaattttattttatcacaggTAGAATAAACGTTACAGCAgcaaaaattaccaaaattagGTTTTAATTACTTGAGGATATCAGCTGTTGCGTGACAAAAAAGCAGCCCTTGAGCAAGATTGATATACTTGGTGATGAGGTTACCTCGATCAGACCAATGGCGCCTGATTGGTTACCTCGACTGACGTCGTTGTAATTTGCTTCGAAACATTCAACACTTCTACCGTCATTTTGCAGTTTGTAGAAAAGTTCTGTTTCATAAGGTTTTGCGTCAGTATGAAACTTTAAAATTGTGAATTCAGGCAATTGCCTTTTTCTTTAACGTCTATCTACTTACCGTGAATAAGTAGAGAGCCATCTCTGTTTGCAGGAAACTAGACGTCTAGGTCATCTGGCAGAATATTTTGGAACTATTCACATCTTAGTCGTGAGAAGGATGAGTGAACTCCCGAGAACATTTATTATTAGCAGTGCTTAACAGTCTTTGGGAGGGGGTTGGTCGCTTactggtaaaaaattttgtcaaaaatcaCCATCGGCGCTGGGATTTCGCCCCTAGTTGACATAGCCTTCAAAATCGGATCATCcgtaattttgtaaacaaaactaattttatgCCGACAATTGCCTGCATGATTGAAGACCGTGATCAGAGTCGTTGAAACCATggacgatttttcgaaagctGAACTGCGCAAGGCTGGTTCTGATGACGATCTTTGGAGAATATTCGAGAACGATATTGATATCGAAGCCATCGTTGCGGAATATGTAAGTTGCGCAATCTTATGGGTCTGAAAAGATACATCGACCAAAGAATTGTTGAAGACGACAAGACATGTGGATCATTTTGAAGTGTGTAGAAAAGCATGGTTAGCCTAGGTCACAAACCGTGGCCTAGGTCAACACAGTGTTCTGTATTCACTGACTTGCTCATTGGCTTATAATGTGAattcttgtgttttttttttttttcattattggaCACCGGCAATGACGTAATTTGAATAACAGCagaaaaattctggaaaagaaagaaagaatccATGCAATCAAATACCTCCAAGGATCTTTATTCAATGTATTATTTAACTCAACAACATCGGTTTATGCGTTGCACTAAGATAACgatgttttcttcttttttttttttagaatagTTGGTTCCCAGATCCAGTGGTTGGCTGGACTGATGAATTTTGCATCTCCGAGGCGTTGAGTTTGTGTGTATGGAAAGAAATTCCAGAAAATGATATTGAAGGACACTTGGTAAGATTTGTAAATCTTTGGTTCTCAGATGACAAGATTGAACCAGAAGAAATTAACATTATTATCAGAAATGTACTTCTCATGTTTCCACTTGGCACATGTAATGAAttactgctcaaaaatgtGTTCGATTCAGCGATCGAAACAGCACAGATTCCTACGGCCGTTGAGGCTGACAAACATGTAATTAAAGATCCTGTTGTGGATGATCTTGATTGTGACGTCAAAGCCAATGTTTTTGCTTTTCACAACTGGCTAAAAGAgaatttaattcttttaaaaTCCACTGATAACGATATGCATAGTTCTGCCAGTTACAAGCTCAGGACTGTACTTGGATTCTTTGCTCTAATACTGATGCAACTGATAGTCAGGAAAGAGTCGCACGTCAAAGAATACTTTCCCTATAAAgcttggaaaatatttgattgcTTGTTTCCCGACATCAACCTCACTGTTGCTTTAGTCGCACCTTCGGCAAATTGCTTAAAATTGGCGTCAGATGCTCTGAATAAGAATCGCAAGAATAAGGCTCGTAAtctatttcatttattaatatttgagTACACAAAAACTATGATTGAAGGTGGTGAATCTGAATCTGCTCTATTTGCCAAACAAATTCTTCAGAATGGGTGTCTTAAATTCATGGAAGGCAATGGAATTGGATTAGTGACCATGTTTCTTGATGTCAAGTTACtatacaaaaatattgaggaaAAACAATTGCTTTCATTTATCGCCAACAGTGAACAGGATACGGAGAGTTGCGAGCGgctgattaattttttggATATCTACATGCAGCAAGAGAAACCTCAGTACTCGTGGAAATGGGCGAGAATATTgtttgaagatatttttcgtcatttgaACATTCGTGAGAATCAATCTTTTTGTTCTAAGCTTGCATCATTACTCATCAAGAAAAGACCTGGTATATTTCAACATAAAGATCTGAAAACTGATAACCCTTACGCCAGTTCATCGGTCAAGTGGGCAAAATACGCTACTAGAAAGTTGATAAAACTAAATAATCAATATTCGCAAACTTGAGGTAGCTTGATCATCAACTCATTGAAAgcaaaacaaattcaaaatcaaatgtACTGAAATTGATGACTATATCCCTATGTAGAGAACTTTCGACCAAGTCTGTTATCAAACATTTTGTTTGTTAAATGACGGaccaaattttataaaaagacAAATTAGGACATCCAACTTCTAcagaaatttcagaaattgcAAGGTTCGAAACAGTCTATCCTTTCTTGATATGTAAAATTTactattttaaataatattggTGCTCCTCTGtgatatttgtaaattttaaccCTTTGTGATACTGccattgtaaaaaaatttgtcagagAAATAATTAACTTCACATCTCTAATTTAATAAACAAGGCTGCTTCCTTTGCAGGGCCACTGAACTAATCTGGAGTACAGTAAATCTAAATAACCGTGTTTAAACTAACATGTAGACTAAGGATAAACCCAACCGAGGTTTTGGAAGCGTAAGATAAGAAAGAGAACTGCCGACAATGCTTGCAGTCGATAATGCAACATCCACTAGGAAGTTAGGAAACTGCATGGAAACTGACCGTATCCTTCGCAGCTCCCAGATCGATGATCGTATTGGCCGATTCTTCTGTAATACTGTTGCGATTGGTTAATACTTTTTGTAAATCCAGATCAACTGTCGTACAATCGAGACGCTGCTGGGTACTGTATGTTGGCGTTTGCGTTGCTTCCTCACgtgatgtatacatatactatacgTTCTTTCTTATCGACTTCTGTCGGCGAGACATCTGGTGGAAACATGTGAACAAAATGTACAAATTACAGGTATATGTTTCGGACTGGGGGTAGAGTAGTGAATCATATATATTCGAATGCTTCTAAAATCGCGCCAAACGTTAGTCAGGGAATCACCTGTCCGCACGCCTTTTTTCTACTTGTTTAGCTGTCTTTACAAGTTCGTCAGTATAATCCCCACAGCTTCTTTCATTTTGTGTTCATATCTCGAGTGTTTACTTGTTAAACCATGTCTGCTGGTTCAAAATCTACATTTAAAATGTCAGAAGAGGAAACGGTAGACTTGCCGGAAGAACTGGAAATAGAGTTTAAATGGTCAGACGAAATCTGTATGACTAAAGGGCAGAGACGGTGTGTTTGGTTAAAAATTCCAGAGAGTGATGTCAGAGGACACTTGGTAaactttgcaaatttttgGTTTACGACAGAGAGTATTAGACCAAAAGAAATTCTTACCGTAATCAGAAACGTTCTACTGTTGATTCCAGttggaaaaacaaataaattactACTTCAAGATGTGCTTGATTTGGCAGTTGAAAAAGCGAAGACCCCGCCAGCTGTGGAGACTGGGAAGATTGTACTTAAAGAACCCACTGTTCATCGTCTTGGTCCTAAAGAC is drawn from Neodiprion fabricii isolate iyNeoFabr1 chromosome 3, iyNeoFabr1.1, whole genome shotgun sequence and contains these coding sequences:
- the LOC124178178 gene encoding 5'-AMP-activated protein kinase subunit beta-1 isoform X2, whose amino-acid sequence is MGNAGSHVPGHHSSSVVRESHHRHGKDHPPSSPGKDGQAFIFDKKPSQKLVFQSSHDEEEPYYTKAGPGDGDNFGPGRPRSNTVSEGTKVSDSKVLPTVFKWEGGGKQVYISGTFTEWKTLPMVKSHGDFVTIIDLPEGEHQYKFYVDGEWRHDPGLKIVDNGLGSKNNLVSVKQSDFEVFQALAKDSEGIISSAQTEYSQEIPPNKPWEKVAGPPVLPPHLFVNQRFYLSQTTLC
- the LOC124178178 gene encoding 5'-AMP-activated protein kinase subunit beta-1 isoform X1; this translates as MGNAGSHVPGHHSSSVVRESHHRHGKDHPPSSPGKDGQAFIFDKKPSQKLVFQSSHDEEEPYYTKAGPGDGDNFGPGRPRSNTVSEGTKVSDSKVLPTVFKWEGGGKQVYISGTFTEWKTLPMVKSHGDFVTIIDLPEGEHQYKFYVDGEWRHDPGLKIVDNGLGSKNNLVSVKQSDFEVFQALAKDSEGIISSAQTEYSQEIPPNKPWEKVAGPPVLPPHLLQVILNKDTPMSCEPTLLPEPNHVMLNHLYALSIKDSVMVLSATHRYRKKYVTTLLYKPI